A region of the Pseudoprevotella muciniphila genome:
GAGGATGTTGAAAGCGTAAAGTCGATGTTTTAAGTTTAAGTAAGGGTGAGGCATTTTTTGTATTGAATTTGCTATCAATAATAACAATTTAATCAAATATAATCCCCTTAAAGAAGATTATTTCGTATTTTGTTTCGCTTAATCAATAAAATGCACTAATTTTGCAGTCGATTGGTCCGGTAGCTCAGTTGGATTAGAGCAACAGCCTTCTAAGCTGTGGGTCTTGGGTTCGAATCCCAACCGGATCACAAACTTGTCAAGGTATATATTTTTAATCTTAGCAATTATCTATACTATTCTAACGCAAGTCATTATAGCATAACCTGGTTTATCAAATAAAATATGATTAAAGCAGATAATCTTAATCCTTTATCAGAGCGCTTTCTCAAGGCTATGGATGTTTTGGGTGTTACTGGTTACAAATTGGCTAAACAAAAGATACTCCCAGCCGACTCAACACTGACAGCCATTAAGCGAGGTTATCAGAAACCAAGCAGAAACACGATTGAAGCGTTTCTGGAGGCCTATCCTAACATCAATCGTACGTGGTTGCTGAAAGGAGAAGGCAAAATGACCAACCAAAATGTAGTTAAGACGGATAGTGGCAGTCATATATTTGTAAAGGATTATAAAGAACAGGTAGATCCTGTGCCAATTTATGAGATACAAGTTTCAGCCGGTCTGAACTCCATTTTTGCAGGCAGCAATCCTGAATATCTTGCCGGAATGGTACTCTTTCCTAAGATGCCTCGCGCAGAAGGCGGCATGTTTGTTGTGGGCGACTCGATGTACCCACTGCTTAAGGCCGGCGACATCATAGGTTGCGTTTCTCTTCATGATTTGGAAAGTGTAATCTATGGTGAAATCTACGTTCTTCAGATTGAGAACGCAGGAGACATCTCTATTGTAGTGAAGTACATACAGCCTTCTGAAAAAGAGGGACATTACAAATTGGTTTCCTACAACAAGGAACATGCCACGATGGAAGTTCACAAGTCGTGTATCACATCAATAGCACGTGTAACATTCTCCATAAGGAAGTTTGCACCTATGTAATATTATTCTGCAGTTTACAGAAAACGTCATAATGAAAAATCCTGCGCAACAATGCACAGGATTTTTCGGATTCAATTGATTAGTCCTCGCTTGTTACTCTGATAGTTCTGTCGTCCGACTTATATTGAATTTCAAACTTATTGCGCGTACATTCTATGTTTAATTTACGTCTATCAATACCTATAAGATCCACTTCTGCGACTCCCAGAACTTTTGGTGAATTAGTGTAAGTCTTGTGTTTTGTGTAATAGTCCTTTTCTGCATAATAAAGTGCCCAAATCAAAATCTCTTCTTTAGTGCGTGTTATTGTTGAAGTTGTTGCTCCTTCATCAAGCAGACATACGTACCCCCAGCGTTCGGGCATGTGCATATTTATGGCACCCGTAGGCGACCATACCCAGTTTTCTTCAGGACCTCCATCTTTCAGCCATTCCACACGAGAAAAATTCACTCGCCATATACGTCCTTGCTTAAGACCATTGTCAAACCCAACTTTCAGGGCTTCATGCGGTATTGCCATCTCAACGGTCCACCCCTCGTCTATGTCGGTTGAATCATTCAATGAGCCATTGCAATGAACTGCAGATTTCAGTCCGGGACAGTCCCATGTTGAGACAAACTGTCCACCGCTTCGATAAGGACGTGTCATAAAGAGTTCGAACAGAGTGTTCCGTGCATTAACTTCTATTTCAAAATATTCCTTACCGTCACCATTAGGGTCGATAAACACTTCAAAATCATTCTCATGCCAAACAATATCATCGTGATTTTCGAGTTGTGCCCTTATGTAGGGCTCTTTGATGGTGGCAAGAACGTAGAAGTTATCTTCGTCCCAAAGCATCTTGGCACGCGTATCATAAAGTGGGGCAGGATGTCCTTCTCCGCTTATATCAACAAATAATTCTGTCTCTTCGGCTTCATGCCATGCCACGTCATCTGCACAACCATCAATAATGGGCGCCACTTTTGCTTTATGGCAATTATATACGCGAGGTACCGTCAGGCATGATGCGTATTTTTCAAGAACAGATTGAGCATCTGTCATAACGCATGAACAAAGAAAGGTAATTATAATGTATAATAACTTTGTTTTCATTCTAAGAAATGTTTGGATGGAAAGTACAATAATTATGCATTTTCAATTAACACTGATAACCTGACCCGCACCTCTGTATAGTTTTGCAGGTCCATCGAGCAGAACTGCAAGAACCGTTATTTGCGGATCGAGCACTTCGTCAGGTACATCAATATATAGGTTGCCAGGCACTTCGCTCCAATAGTTTTTGTTATAAACTTTATAATTGAGCATTGTGCCATTTCCGACAACCCAAACGCGATTTACCTTGTTAACCAAGCCTTTAATTTCAACAACGCCATTTGGACGATATGGTAGATACAAATACAAGATATCGCCTGAGGGATTTAGCGTTGTATAACCTTGGAAATGTTCGTTCGGAATACCAGCGCGTGTTTCGTATATGGCTTCCTTATGTTTTGTTATCCATCGTCCGAACTCCTTTAATATATCTATTTCTTCCTGCGGAATAGTGCCATCTTCTCGTGGTCCGATGTCAAGTAGCATATTGCCGCCGTTTGATAAACAATCCACAAAGGTGCGAAGTAGCATATAAGGCGACTTAAAATTCTTGTCATGTGGCTGCCATCCCCAACTGTCATTCATAGTCATACAAAGTTCCCAATGTGGTTCTTTGGGGCGAACAACAGGCACTCCTTGTTCTGGTGTGGCATAGTCGCCATAGCCTTGAATGCGCGAATTGAAGATAACATTAGGATTGTCTTTTCTCAGCATACTGACAATGTCTGCAGCACGCCAATCGAGAGCAGTTTGTTCCCAATCGCCATCAAACCAATACAAATCGGGTTTGAACTGATTGTTGAGTTCTTTCATTTGGGCAAAGTTGAAGTCGCAGAACCTTTGCCAGCGCGCAGTGTCATCGGAAATCTTATATCTTGTTGTAGTTTTAGTCCAATTGGGATAATCGGGATGTGACCAATCGAGTAGGGAATAATAGAGTCCTAATTTCAAACCACTATCTCTTACAGCCTTTACGAAGGGTGTTATCAAGTCTCTTTTAGCAGGTGTTGATTTTTTTGTGCTAAGCGTGCCAGCTTGTGTGTCCCACAGCGCCACACCATCGTGATGTTTCGTGGTAATGACAGTGTATTGAGCACCGCTCTCTTTTATGAGTTTAACCCATTCTTGAGGATTGTAGTGTTTTGCAGTGAATCCTTTTGCTTGTTGCATATATTCAGAGTATGGGATGTAATTGTTATAGAATGACCAACTTTCGGAAATGCCATTCACAGCATATATTCCCCAATGGATAAATATACCCAATTTTGCGTTATCAAACCACTCCATGCGCTGCTTATGTTCAGCAGATTCTTCTACATTTTGTGCTGAAATAGCAGTATTTCCAAGCGAAAACACTAATGTGGCTATTAAGGTGGGAAATCTCATCATATTCTTTATGTATTTCATGATTTTATTCTGATAAAGGTTTTACTTTATAACGTATGCGAAAATTCTTTTTCTCTTCGTCCCAGTTCGTACCTAAGAGGATAAATTCGCCTATTTCAGACGTGCTATTGACATGGTTTCCTGCACAAAGACAAGCATCATAATCGCCAATTCTGACCACTCTAACTGTTTCGCTTGCATTTTCAGGGAGACGTTCCGTTGAAATATCTTCAGGTAAGTCTTGTTGGATATAGTAATGGTATGATACGGGCAGATTGGCTTGTATTAACTCATTCATTTTCTGTACAATACCATCTACTTGCGCATCCGTTGGTTTAACTTGTATGTGATAACTTATTTTGCTTTTCATGCGTTCTATATGGGCATTTCTTGATCGTTCGCAGCCGAACATTCTTACCATAGTTTGATTGAGCAAATGTTCTGCTGTGTGGGATGGGGCATGTTCAGACTTATTATGTTCGTTAAGTTGTTTATCCATTTGTTATACTCGTCATTTCGTTTTTGAAAAGTTTCTTATAATCGCTGATACAAAAGGTAGTATTTGCTATCTTTCAAATTGGATGTTTCGTTCCGAACGATGTGCGACACACTGCTCAAATCGTGAATATTTCCATTCATGTCTATAAGGTCAATGCCATCAGCAACTGTGGAGTACATTTCATTTTGTAACTTACGATAGCGCACAAAGTATTTGCTTTCAGAATATGAAATGCCTAATTCTTTTTGCATGAGTTTACACTTTTCTTCAATGGTTTCTTCTGATAATGGTGTATCACTTACGATGGCTTTGAAGAGGGTCCTATTTATGAAATCATTGCTCAAAATAGCGAGCACTTTGTCCTCCGATTTTGACCACATCTTTAATGCAGTAAGAATGTCGCTATCATCAAGCATGGAGTATTGGTTAAGACATTCTGGATCGTTTGCAAATCTTTCGGGTGAAATCTCGTTGTAAAGAAAGAAATGCAGAGCAGGTGAGCATGGTAATTGATGTCCATCCCTTGCAAGAGACTTTGCACGCTTTAGAGCGCAACGCAACACTTCTTCAGCAGCAACAGTGGTTTTATGTAGATACACCTGCCAGTACATCACACGACGCGCCATTAGATAATTTTCCACTGTGTAGATGCCTTTCTCGTTTATAAGTAGTTTGTCATCACGCACCTCCAGCATCTGTATCAAGCGTTGTGCGCCGATGTTCCCCTCACGTACTCCTGTATAGAAACTATCTCTGCACAAGTAATCAAGACGATCCATGTCAAGTTGGCTACTGATTAGTTCATGGAGAAAATGCTTTGGATGTTCATTTTTGAAAATACTTATGGCTAATGATAACTCGCCATGCATCGCTTCATTGATTTGTTCCATCATCATAAGCGAGATGGTCTCGTGGCTCATACCTGGCACGAAAACACTTTCGAGGACATGTGAATATGGACCATGTCCTAAATCGTGCATAAGAATGGCTGCCTCTGTGGCTTCAACTTCACTATCGAACAAAAACACGCCCTTGCTTGCAAGTGTACTGAACGCACGTGTCATAAGATGGTATGCTCCCAAAGAATGTTGTTTTCTTGTATGTTGAGCACCAGGATAGACCATTGCGCTCGTTCCCAACTGGTGAATGCGTTCAAGTCGTTGGAAATAAGGGTGCTTTACTATGTTACGGAGGAGTCCGAGAGGGATATGGATAAAACCATATACAGGATCAATGATAGTTGTCATTAGGAAGTGATGAGGATTTTCCTCTGCAAATTTAGTCATAAATAGTATTATTTCGCTATTTTTGCAGATTAAAGATATGAACACTGATTCAATATTCTCTAACTGATAACAAATATTCATAATAATATGCTAACAATTAAACAAATTACAGATGACAAAGAGGCCGTCATTCGCGGTCTGGAAAAAAAGCATTTCAAAAATGCCCGTGAAGCGGTTGATGCCGTTTTAGGGTTCAATGATATAAGAAAGAAGACGCAGGCAGAACTGGACAATAATCTTTCACAATTGAAAAGCATCTCAAAGAGTATAGGGCTCCTCATGAAAGAAGGAAAGAAAGATGAAGCAGAGGCCGCCAAGCAAAAAGTAGCAGCAATAAAAGAAAGCAATAAGTCTCTTGAAGAACGCATGGCAAAAGCACAAGAAGACATGACAGCCATGCTTCTTACTATTCCAAACTTGCCATACGACTTAGTGCCAGAAGGTGCTACTGCTGAAGACAATGAAATTGTAAAAACTGGCGGACATGACATACCATTACCTGAGAATCCGCTGCCTCACTGGGAGTTAGCAAAAAAATACAATCTTATTGATTTTGATCTTGGTGTTAAGGTAACAGGCGCTGGCTTCCCCGTATATATAGGGTGGGGTGCACGTCTTCAACGCGCTCTTATCAATTTTTTTCTTGACGAAGCAAGAAAAGCTGGCTATACTGAAATCATGCCGCCTACTGTGGTAAATACTGCGTCAGGCTACGGCACAGGGCAACTCCCTGATAAAGAAGGGCAGATGTATCATTGCGAAAATGATGATTTGTATCTTATTCCAACCGCAGAAGTTCCTGTAACAAACATCTATCGCGATGTTATACTTGACGAGAAGCAATTGCCTATTAAGAATTGCGCATACACACAGTGTTTCCGCCGTGAAGCAGGTTCTTACGGAAAAGACGTAAGAGGTCTAAATCGTCTTCATGAATTCTCTAAAATAGAAATTGTACGCATTGACACGCCTGAACATTCTGCAGAGTCACATCAAGAGATGCTTGACCATGTAGAAGGATTGCTACAAAAACTTGAATTACCTTATCGCATTCTGCGCCTATGTGGTGGCGATATCAGTTTTACCGCAGCACTTTGTTACGATTTTGAAGTTTATAGCGAAGCCCAACAAAGATGGTTAGAGGTAAGTTCAGTCTCTAATTTCGATACCTATCAAGCCAATCGTTTGCATTGTCGTTATCGCAATGCAGAGAAGAAAATTCAACTTTGCCACACTCTTAATGGTTCTGCACTCGCGCTGCCACGCATAGTTGCAGCATTACTTGAGAACTTCCAGACACCCGACGGTATTCGTGTTCCTAAGGCGCTACAACCTTATATGGGTACTGATTTGATTTGTTGATTCTTATTTCAAGATAATATCATCAATGGGCAGGTTGCTTTCCATCGATTATGGTACAAAACGTTGTGGCATCGCAGTTTCCGATACGCTGCAAATCATAGCCAACGGATTAACCACAGTCAAGACGTCTGAGTTGTTGTCATTTCTAAAGGAATATGCCAATAAGGAGGATGTGGAATGTTTTGTCATGGGAAAGCCTATGCAGACCAATGGTGCGCCATCCGACACATACAGCAAAGTCATGTCCTTTGCCAAACAACTCGAAAAGGCATTCCCTGATATTCCCGTAGATTTCTATGACGAACGTTACACTTCTGTCATTGCCCATCAAGCCATGTTGGATGGTGGGCTAAAAAAGAAACAACGGCAGGACAAAGCCTTAGTGGACGAAATCAGTGCCTGCATTATTCTACAGGATTATATGAACAGCAAGCAAAGAAATAAAGTATAAAGAAATAACATTAAATAATACAAATGATACTACCAATTTATACATACGGGCAGAATGTACTAAGGGAAGAAACTGAAGACGTTACTCCTGAATACCCTGAATTATCTCAACTTATTCAGAACATGTTTGAGACGATGTATAAGTCGGAAGGTGTAGGACTGGCAGCACCTCAGGTTGGCCTTCCCATACGCCTGATTGTTGTAACACTCGATGTTCTCAAGGATGAGTACCCTGAATATGAGGGTTTCAACAAGGCTTACATCAATCCTTACATAGAGGAAGAAAGTTCGGAAACGGTGATGATAGAGGAAGGCTGTCTCAGCATACCAGGCATTCATGAAAAAGTTAAAAGACCATCAAGAGTGAGAATATCATATCAGGATGAAAAATTTGAGATGCACGATGAGTGGGTTGACGGTTACCTCGCCCGTGTGCTGCAACACGAAATAGACCATCTCGATGGATTTCTTTTTACAGACAGGCTCTCACCACTACGTAAACGTCTTGTCCGGAAAAGTCTCACAAACATCATTAAGGGAAAGGTGAGTTGCAATTACAAGATTAAAACAGCCCACTAAATGAAATCGATAAAACCATGAAAATATGAAAAAGATAATCTTAAAATCGCTGCTCGTTTTGGGGCTTTTACCGTTTGTGGCAAATGCTCAGAATGAGACAAAGCCATATTGGCTTGACCAATCAAAAAATCGCATCAATACGGAAGAGCCACGGTCTGACTTTTTTGCTTTTGAAGATGCTGACAAAGCCCTAAATGGCGACAAAAAGTCTTCAAGCCGCTATATTTCGTTGGAAGGTACATGGAAGTTCAATTTCGTTAATGATCACCAAGATGCTCCCAAAGATTTCTTTAAATCAGACTTTGACGATTCCAAATGGGAAAATTTTCCCGTGCCCGGACTGTTTGAACTGAACGGTCACGGAGACCCCATTTATAAAAATGTGGGTTATGCCTGGAACACCCAGTTTGACAATAATCCACCAGTCGTAGAAGAAAACAACAACTACACAGGGTCATACCGCAAATTTGTTGATGTGCCTGCCACGTGGAACGGGGGAAAAGTTGTTTTGCACGTAGGCTCTGCTACTTCCAATCTGCAAGTGTGGGTAAACGGAATATGGGTAGGTTATAGTGAGGACAGCAAGGTTGCAGCAGAATTCGATATTACTGAATATATAAAACCAGGTGCAAGAAATCTGATTGCCTTGCAAATTATGCGTTGGTGCGATGGCTCATATCTTGAAGACCAAGACTTCTGGCGCTTTACAGGAATCGCACGTGAAGTCTATCTCTATAGCCGCCCGAAAGTACATATCAAAGATGTTATTGCTATTCCCGACCTTGATGCAAATTATAAGAATGGTACGATTACAGTCAAAACCATAATTGAGGGTAGCGGTGCAACACCTGAATATATCCTTCTCGACACTAATGGCAACAAAGTGGTATCTGGTAAAGGCGCAGAGGCGAATCTGAAAGTGAAAAGCCCTGCTAAATGGACAGCAGAAACACCTAATCTATACAAATTGCAGGTCAATTTGAAAGATGCCAGCGGCTCTGTTGTTGAGAGCCTTGTGCAGAATGTTGGCTTCAGAAAAGTGGAGATTAAAAATGCCCAACTTCTTGTAAATGGCAAGCCAATTTTGATTAAAGGCGCTGACCGTCATGAACTTGATCCGGATGGCGGTTATGTAATAAGCGTTGACAGAATGGTGCAAGACGTCAAGATAATGAAGGAAATGAATATCAACGCTGTGCGTACCAGCCACTATCCCAACGACCCGCGTTGGTACGACCTGTGCGACCAATATGGACTTTATGTAGTTGGCGAAGCGAACCTTGAAAGTCATGGTATGGGTTACGGAAAGGCGTCTCTTGCAAAAGACATTTCATGGGAACAAGCACATATAGAAAGGAACAAGAACAATGTATATGTGCTGAAAAACCACCCGTCTATCATCATCTGGAGCCTTGGCAATGAAGCCGGCTATGGTTCAAACTTTGAAAAAGCCTACGATTTCGTACGAGCATACGACCCCTCACGTCCTATTCAGTATGAACGCGCAGAAAAAGATGGTAAGACAGATATTTTCTGCCCGATGTACTATAGACCTGATGCGAGCGAAAAATATGTCAAAGAAAGTCCTAAGAAACCTTTGATTCAATGTGAATATGCGCATGCCATGGGTAATTCTATGGGAGGTTTCCGCGACTATTGGAGAATAATCCGCGAATATCCTCACTATCAGGGTGGATTTATCTGGGACTTTGTTGACCAAGGTATAACAGCACACAGAGACGAGAATGGCGTGATGCAGGTGGGATCAGGAAAGACCAACAGCGGACTCCCGTCATTTGCATACGGTGGCGACTTCGGACGTTATCCTGCTTCCGACCACAACTTCAACTGCAATGGTCTGATACGTCCCGACAGAGTACCTAATCCTCATGCTAACGAGGTACGCTATTATTACCAGAATTTGTGGACCACACTCAAAGATGCAGAAAAGGCACAAATCGAGGTGTATAATGAAAACTTTTTCCGCACCATCGATAACGTGTCGCTCAACTGGCAGATGTCAGTAAATGGTGAGACAATGAAGGACGGAACCATATCAAACATCAAATTATTACCACAACAACGCCAAGTGCTCACATTGGGTAATGCAAGCGACTTGACGACACTTCGTTCGCAAGGCGATGTGTTAATTACATTGAAGTATGTCCTCAACAACGATGAACCTCTTCTCAAAACAGGCTATGCCGTTGCACGTCAGCAACTCGTTGCTAAGAGCACGGAATCCGTTGTGCCTGCAACACCTCTGCTTGTAAATCCACAAAAGCGCGAAATGAAAGCAGCAGTAACGCTTTCGCAAGACAACATGAGCGTTACATTCAACAAATACACCGGATGGATTGACTATATCGACATCGACGGCAAACCACTGCTTAAGTATGGAACAAGCCTCAAGCCCAACTTCTGGCGTGCTCCGACAGACAACGATTATGGTGCAGGCTTCCAAAGACGTTTTGCTGCATGGAAAGAACCCGCGATGAACCTCAAGGAATTTAAGGTAGAAGCAGGTAAGGTAACTGCAAAATATGAAATGCCTGCCGTGAAGTGCCAGCTCATCATGACATACCAGATGAATGCTGAAGGATTGGACGTAACCGAACAACTCATCCCAGAAGATCAAAACCAACTTCTTCCCCGCATAGCCATGCAGATAACACTGCCCAAAGGCTATGAAGACATTGAGTACTATGGTCGTGGACCTGGAGAAAACTACATAGACAGAAACGACGGAGATTTGCTCGGCATATATAAACAGACCGTAACAGAACAGTATTTCGGCTATGTACGTCCGCAGGAAAGTGGTAACAAAACAGATGTGCGTTGGTTCGATGTTAAGGATAATTCCGGAAAAGGGCTGTTCATCAAGTCCATAGAAGAACCAGTTGAAGTCTCTGCCCTTCATTATGAAGTAGCAGACCTTGACGGCGGTCCACAGAAAGAAGCACAGCACATGCATAGTGGCGACCTCAAACCACGCAACTATACAGTCGTAAACATAGGCTACCAAATGGGCTTAGGCTGCATCGATAGTTGGGGAGCATGGCCACTGCCAAAGTATATGCTCAAGGCAGGCGATAAAGTCGTGAAATTCAGAATTTGCAGCAAGAAGTAAGATTACAACTAATCACATAATAAAATCGGGAGCGGTATAGTGCCGTTCCCGATTGTTTCGTAAATGTCTATATCAAACTTTAAACAATTCAAAAATAAGATACGAACTATACTCTTTAAGCAATCTTGAATTGGCTAACGCATAGTCGATGCTACACATGGGTTTGCGCAGGAATTTCGGGAGGCGATGGATGGGTGCTAACATGATGCCTTTTACTTGCCTTATTTCGAAAAGTCCTTGGCATAACTCCTGCATGAGTTTGATGTCCAGGCTTGTGTTGCCGTGCCACAGTTCGGGTTTTCGGTTGGTGAGTTTTCTGCGTTTCAGCGAGGGGATGTCGCAGATCCACCTGCCGCCGGGCGCAATGATGCGGTGCATTTCGT
Encoded here:
- a CDS encoding S24 family peptidase produces the protein MIKADNLNPLSERFLKAMDVLGVTGYKLAKQKILPADSTLTAIKRGYQKPSRNTIEAFLEAYPNINRTWLLKGEGKMTNQNVVKTDSGSHIFVKDYKEQVDPVPIYEIQVSAGLNSIFAGSNPEYLAGMVLFPKMPRAEGGMFVVGDSMYPLLKAGDIIGCVSLHDLESVIYGEIYVLQIENAGDISIVVKYIQPSEKEGHYKLVSYNKEHATMEVHKSCITSIARVTFSIRKFAPM
- a CDS encoding carbohydrate-binding family 9-like protein: MKTKLLYIIITFLCSCVMTDAQSVLEKYASCLTVPRVYNCHKAKVAPIIDGCADDVAWHEAEETELFVDISGEGHPAPLYDTRAKMLWDEDNFYVLATIKEPYIRAQLENHDDIVWHENDFEVFIDPNGDGKEYFEIEVNARNTLFELFMTRPYRSGGQFVSTWDCPGLKSAVHCNGSLNDSTDIDEGWTVEMAIPHEALKVGFDNGLKQGRIWRVNFSRVEWLKDGGPEENWVWSPTGAINMHMPERWGYVCLLDEGATTSTITRTKEEILIWALYYAEKDYYTKHKTYTNSPKVLGVAEVDLIGIDRRKLNIECTRNKFEIQYKSDDRTIRVTSED
- a CDS encoding alpha-L-fucosidase, whose translation is MKNMMRFPTLIATLVFSLGNTAISAQNVEESAEHKQRMEWFDNAKLGIFIHWGIYAVNGISESWSFYNNYIPYSEYMQQAKGFTAKHYNPQEWVKLIKESGAQYTVITTKHHDGVALWDTQAGTLSTKKSTPAKRDLITPFVKAVRDSGLKLGLYYSLLDWSHPDYPNWTKTTTRYKISDDTARWQRFCDFNFAQMKELNNQFKPDLYWFDGDWEQTALDWRAADIVSMLRKDNPNVIFNSRIQGYGDYATPEQGVPVVRPKEPHWELCMTMNDSWGWQPHDKNFKSPYMLLRTFVDCLSNGGNMLLDIGPREDGTIPQEEIDILKEFGRWITKHKEAIYETRAGIPNEHFQGYTTLNPSGDILYLYLPYRPNGVVEIKGLVNKVNRVWVVGNGTMLNYKVYNKNYWSEVPGNLYIDVPDEVLDPQITVLAVLLDGPAKLYRGAGQVISVN
- a CDS encoding alanyl-tRNA editing protein, which gives rise to MDKQLNEHNKSEHAPSHTAEHLLNQTMVRMFGCERSRNAHIERMKSKISYHIQVKPTDAQVDGIVQKMNELIQANLPVSYHYYIQQDLPEDISTERLPENASETVRVVRIGDYDACLCAGNHVNSTSEIGEFILLGTNWDEEKKNFRIRYKVKPLSE
- a CDS encoding HD domain-containing protein, with product MTKFAEENPHHFLMTTIIDPVYGFIHIPLGLLRNIVKHPYFQRLERIHQLGTSAMVYPGAQHTRKQHSLGAYHLMTRAFSTLASKGVFLFDSEVEATEAAILMHDLGHGPYSHVLESVFVPGMSHETISLMMMEQINEAMHGELSLAISIFKNEHPKHFLHELISSQLDMDRLDYLCRDSFYTGVREGNIGAQRLIQMLEVRDDKLLINEKGIYTVENYLMARRVMYWQVYLHKTTVAAEEVLRCALKRAKSLARDGHQLPCSPALHFFLYNEISPERFANDPECLNQYSMLDDSDILTALKMWSKSEDKVLAILSNDFINRTLFKAIVSDTPLSEETIEEKCKLMQKELGISYSESKYFVRYRKLQNEMYSTVADGIDLIDMNGNIHDLSSVSHIVRNETSNLKDSKYYLLYQRL
- the serS gene encoding serine--tRNA ligase, whose amino-acid sequence is MLTIKQITDDKEAVIRGLEKKHFKNAREAVDAVLGFNDIRKKTQAELDNNLSQLKSISKSIGLLMKEGKKDEAEAAKQKVAAIKESNKSLEERMAKAQEDMTAMLLTIPNLPYDLVPEGATAEDNEIVKTGGHDIPLPENPLPHWELAKKYNLIDFDLGVKVTGAGFPVYIGWGARLQRALINFFLDEARKAGYTEIMPPTVVNTASGYGTGQLPDKEGQMYHCENDDLYLIPTAEVPVTNIYRDVILDEKQLPIKNCAYTQCFRREAGSYGKDVRGLNRLHEFSKIEIVRIDTPEHSAESHQEMLDHVEGLLQKLELPYRILRLCGGDISFTAALCYDFEVYSEAQQRWLEVSSVSNFDTYQANRLHCRYRNAEKKIQLCHTLNGSALALPRIVAALLENFQTPDGIRVPKALQPYMGTDLIC
- the ruvX gene encoding Holliday junction resolvase RuvX → MGRLLSIDYGTKRCGIAVSDTLQIIANGLTTVKTSELLSFLKEYANKEDVECFVMGKPMQTNGAPSDTYSKVMSFAKQLEKAFPDIPVDFYDERYTSVIAHQAMLDGGLKKKQRQDKALVDEISACIILQDYMNSKQRNKV
- the def gene encoding peptide deformylase → MILPIYTYGQNVLREETEDVTPEYPELSQLIQNMFETMYKSEGVGLAAPQVGLPIRLIVVTLDVLKDEYPEYEGFNKAYINPYIEEESSETVMIEEGCLSIPGIHEKVKRPSRVRISYQDEKFEMHDEWVDGYLARVLQHEIDHLDGFLFTDRLSPLRKRLVRKSLTNIIKGKVSCNYKIKTAH
- a CDS encoding glycoside hydrolase family 2 TIM barrel-domain containing protein, whose product is MKKIILKSLLVLGLLPFVANAQNETKPYWLDQSKNRINTEEPRSDFFAFEDADKALNGDKKSSSRYISLEGTWKFNFVNDHQDAPKDFFKSDFDDSKWENFPVPGLFELNGHGDPIYKNVGYAWNTQFDNNPPVVEENNNYTGSYRKFVDVPATWNGGKVVLHVGSATSNLQVWVNGIWVGYSEDSKVAAEFDITEYIKPGARNLIALQIMRWCDGSYLEDQDFWRFTGIAREVYLYSRPKVHIKDVIAIPDLDANYKNGTITVKTIIEGSGATPEYILLDTNGNKVVSGKGAEANLKVKSPAKWTAETPNLYKLQVNLKDASGSVVESLVQNVGFRKVEIKNAQLLVNGKPILIKGADRHELDPDGGYVISVDRMVQDVKIMKEMNINAVRTSHYPNDPRWYDLCDQYGLYVVGEANLESHGMGYGKASLAKDISWEQAHIERNKNNVYVLKNHPSIIIWSLGNEAGYGSNFEKAYDFVRAYDPSRPIQYERAEKDGKTDIFCPMYYRPDASEKYVKESPKKPLIQCEYAHAMGNSMGGFRDYWRIIREYPHYQGGFIWDFVDQGITAHRDENGVMQVGSGKTNSGLPSFAYGGDFGRYPASDHNFNCNGLIRPDRVPNPHANEVRYYYQNLWTTLKDAEKAQIEVYNENFFRTIDNVSLNWQMSVNGETMKDGTISNIKLLPQQRQVLTLGNASDLTTLRSQGDVLITLKYVLNNDEPLLKTGYAVARQQLVAKSTESVVPATPLLVNPQKREMKAAVTLSQDNMSVTFNKYTGWIDYIDIDGKPLLKYGTSLKPNFWRAPTDNDYGAGFQRRFAAWKEPAMNLKEFKVEAGKVTAKYEMPAVKCQLIMTYQMNAEGLDVTEQLIPEDQNQLLPRIAMQITLPKGYEDIEYYGRGPGENYIDRNDGDLLGIYKQTVTEQYFGYVRPQESGNKTDVRWFDVKDNSGKGLFIKSIEEPVEVSALHYEVADLDGGPQKEAQHMHSGDLKPRNYTVVNIGYQMGLGCIDSWGAWPLPKYMLKAGDKVVKFRICSKK